The Pelmatolapia mariae isolate MD_Pm_ZW linkage group LG9, Pm_UMD_F_2, whole genome shotgun sequence genome has a segment encoding these proteins:
- the LOC134635039 gene encoding ZP domain-containing protein-like yields MVATSPPLSKLPLQFSFLVDPPAPSCQEGLYLPQFVHPTPAHGQRIHAEVNKEVEIRIKAQASYAAIQDIIMSGPMNMTKHRTTHNEFVLRWTPFFSDLGDYFPVCFAVESATGSGVYQSEMRCVILKVGTEEIKTNVICSESEMRVEVERSSLRGLREDHLRLSEPSNTLCSLERYSNSTHIIGVIPLNACGTRIEEDEEHLIFKNEITTVDDSRALITRKHNLEVEFYCQYPKKGNVSLGFTAHRKTVEVFDKGFGTFTYQFEFYPDNQFRSIIDPSSYPLEYDVGQKIYMEIDASSIVNDTEMFVESCRASPYDNPNYQPTYSIIEDGCPVDPTVMIHETDNKRQFRFCIEAFKFIGLHDQVYISCSVMMCEAGNPNSRCSRGCINSTSNDHHHRRKRDSVIQTATHFVSQGPLRLRRSADISMSAGNNLNLNLVFIAGCLLAAVAMICGVLLHRAKMSKVKYQRLASSES; encoded by the exons ATGGTG GCGACCTCTCCTCCCCTCAGTAAACTACCTTTGCAGTTCTCTTTCCTTG TGGATCCACCTGCTCCTTCATGCCAGGAGGGACTATACTTGCCCCAGTTTGTGCACCCAACACCTGCACACGGACAGCGCATTCATGCAGAGGTCAACAAAGAGGTGGAGATCAGAATCAAAGCACAGGCTTCATATGCAGC AATACAAGATATCATCATGAGCGGGCCAATGAATATGACCAAGCACAGAACCACACATAATGAGTTTGTGCTTCGGTGGACGCCGTTCTTCAGCGATCTGGGAGATTATTTCCCAGTGTGCTTTGCTGTTGAGTCGGCGACAGG GTCCGGCGTCTATCAGTCCGAGATGAGGTGTGTCATCTTGAAAGTTGGAACAGAGGAAA TTAAAACTAACGTGATCTGCTCCGAGTCTGAAATGAGAGTAGAGGTGGAGAGATCATCCCTCCGTGGACTCCGTGAGGATCACCTGCGTCTCAGTGAGCCCAGCAACACCCTCTGCAGCCTGGAGAGATACTCCAACAGCACTCACATCATCGGCGTCATCCCTCTCAATGCTTGTGGCACTCGGATCGAG GAAGACGAGGAACATCTCATTTTCAAGAATGAAATCACCACAGTGGATGACAGCAGAGCTCTGATCACCAGGAAACATAACCTGGAAGTAGAGTTCTACTGTCAGTACCCCAAAAAGGGGAACGTGTCACTGGGCTTCACAGCACACAGGAAGACTGTGGAAGTGTTTGATAAAGGCTTCGGCACGTTCACCTACCAGTTTGAGTTTTACCCCGACAACCAGTTCAGAAGCATCATTGATCCGAGTTCGTACCCTCTGGAGTACGACGTAGGGCAGAAGATTTACATGGAGATAGATGCTTCCTCCATAGTCAACGACACCGAGATGTTTGTGGAGTCCTGCAGAGCCTCACCGTACGACAACCCCAATTACCAACCAACCTACTCCATCATTGAAGACGG GTGCCCCGTGGACCCAACTGTGATGATCCATGAGACCGACAACAAGAGACAGTTTAGATTCTGCATCGAGGCCTTCAAGTTCATCGGTTTGCACGATCAG GTATACATCAGCTGTTCAGTAATGATGTGTGAAGCAGGGAATCCCAACAGCAGGTGCTCACGGGGATGCATCAACTCCACGTCAAACGATCACCACCACCGCCGAAAGAGGGACTCTGTCATCCAGACTGCAACGCACTTCGTTTCCCAGGGTCCTCTGCGCTTGAGGAGGTCAGCAGACATCAGCATGAGTGCAG GGAACAACCTGAACCTGAACCTGGTCTTCATCGCTGGATGTCTTCTCGCTGCTGTTGCCATGATCTGTGGAGTGCTCCTGCACAGGGCCAAAATGTCAAAGGTCAAATACCAGCGTTTGGCCTCGAGTGAAAGTTAA